Proteins from a genomic interval of Terriglobia bacterium:
- a CDS encoding pyridoxal phosphate-dependent aminotransferase family protein: MKNSNWIKERILNYKDAERLMALGLYQFFRPIQSEQDTEVTVDGRKLLMFGSNSYMGLTNHPKVKEAAAQALHKYGTACAGSRFLNGTLDIHIECEEKIAAFVGKEAALLYSTGFQVNQGVISALVGHGDFVLLDKLDHASIVDGARLSFGKTVRFRHNDMKGLEEVLKPIPYERGKLIVADGVFSMDGDIVDLPTMVELAEKYNAMIMIDDAHAIGVIGEGGRGTSSHFGLTDKVELIMGTFSKSLASQGGFVASDNATIHYLKHNSRSLIFSASPTPANVAAVMAALDIIESEPERLQRLWDNTHRMSGSLKGMGYNLGQSVTPILPVIVGDDLKCLRMSLALQEEGIFVNPVVYPGVEVGQALLRVSLMATHSFEQIDCALDKFERVGKRLGVITCGIGCYDHS; this comes from the coding sequence ATGAAGAACTCTAATTGGATTAAAGAACGAATTCTGAATTACAAAGACGCCGAAAGACTCATGGCTTTGGGTTTGTATCAGTTTTTCAGGCCGATCCAATCCGAGCAGGACACGGAAGTCACGGTGGACGGCCGCAAATTGCTGATGTTCGGATCGAACAGTTACATGGGCCTCACCAATCACCCTAAGGTCAAGGAGGCTGCAGCCCAGGCGCTGCACAAGTACGGGACGGCATGTGCGGGATCGCGCTTCCTGAACGGCACCCTTGATATTCATATCGAGTGTGAAGAAAAGATCGCCGCATTCGTGGGGAAAGAGGCGGCGCTGCTCTACTCCACAGGCTTTCAGGTGAACCAGGGGGTAATATCCGCCTTGGTGGGGCACGGCGATTTCGTCCTGCTCGACAAGCTGGATCATGCGAGCATCGTCGACGGCGCCCGCCTGAGCTTCGGCAAGACCGTCCGATTCAGGCACAACGATATGAAGGGGCTCGAGGAGGTATTGAAGCCGATCCCTTACGAACGGGGAAAGTTGATCGTGGCGGACGGGGTCTTCAGCATGGATGGAGACATCGTAGATCTGCCCACGATGGTGGAGCTGGCCGAGAAGTACAATGCCATGATCATGATCGACGACGCTCACGCGATCGGCGTGATCGGGGAGGGAGGAAGGGGCACTTCCTCTCATTTCGGACTGACCGACAAGGTGGAGTTGATCATGGGCACCTTCAGCAAATCGCTCGCGTCGCAGGGCGGTTTCGTTGCCTCTGATAACGCGACCATCCACTATCTCAAGCACAACTCGAGGTCGCTCATATTCAGCGCCAGCCCGACCCCCGCCAACGTGGCGGCGGTTATGGCCGCCCTCGACATCATCGAATCCGAGCCGGAGCGCCTCCAGAGACTCTGGGACAACACCCACCGTATGTCGGGAAGCCTCAAAGGAATGGGTTATAACCTCGGCCAATCGGTGACACCCATTCTGCCCGTCATAGTCGGGGACGACCTGAAATGCCTTCGAATGTCGCTCGCGCTGCAGGAGGAGGGTATTTTCGTAAATCCAGTCGTCTACCCGGGGGTCGAGGTTGGCCAGGCGCTCTTGCGTGTAAGCCTCATGGCCACTCATTCATTTGAGCAGATTGACTGCGCGCTTGACAAGTTCGAGCGTGTCGGTAAACGCTTGGGGGTCATCACCTGTGGAATCGGGTGCTATGATCATTCGTGA
- a CDS encoding N-acetyltransferase translates to MIIREAVTRNDIDRFIRLPWKIYRNDKNWVPPLILERRDFLNPDKNPFFEHADVKLYLASDEAGDEVGRIAAVINFNHIRTHHENAGFFGLFECADDQTVANRLFDAAGNFLRSQGMETMRGPENLCVNDDIGLLIEGFGTPAMILMPHNPPYYERLVEGYGFKKAMDLFAYYIEFKQERIPDEVLRWAEINRRRHEFTIRSLRMNDFAADLERIRTIYTSAWEDNWGAVAMTAREFDHLARSLKQMVDPDLCLIAEVNGEAVGFSLALPDINQILIRLNGRLFPFGIFRILHQKGRIDALRLITMGVLKKFRHRGIDTCFYYETYQRARARGIWRGEMSWILENNAIMNRIMENIGFKVYKKYRLYDFSLSAS, encoded by the coding sequence ATGATCATTCGTGAGGCCGTCACCAGGAATGACATAGACCGATTTATCAGGCTCCCGTGGAAGATTTACCGGAATGACAAGAACTGGGTACCGCCGCTCATTCTTGAGCGCAGGGACTTCCTGAACCCTGATAAGAATCCCTTCTTCGAACATGCGGACGTGAAGCTCTACCTCGCCTCTGATGAAGCCGGCGATGAAGTGGGCCGCATCGCGGCCGTCATCAATTTCAATCACATCCGGACTCACCACGAAAATGCCGGATTTTTCGGCCTCTTTGAATGTGCCGATGATCAGACCGTTGCCAACCGCCTGTTCGATGCAGCCGGGAACTTCCTCCGCTCCCAGGGCATGGAGACAATGCGGGGCCCCGAAAACCTGTGCGTAAACGACGATATCGGCCTTCTCATCGAGGGATTCGGCACGCCTGCCATGATCCTGATGCCCCACAACCCGCCTTACTATGAGCGGCTGGTCGAGGGCTACGGCTTCAAGAAGGCCATGGATCTTTTCGCCTATTACATTGAGTTCAAGCAGGAACGCATACCGGATGAGGTCCTGCGGTGGGCCGAAATCAACCGGCGCCGGCACGAGTTCACCATCCGCTCCCTGCGCATGAACGACTTTGCCGCCGATCTGGAGCGGATCCGCACCATCTACACCTCCGCCTGGGAGGACAACTGGGGAGCGGTGGCCATGACGGCGCGCGAATTCGATCATCTGGCCAGGAGTCTCAAACAGATGGTCGATCCTGATCTGTGCCTGATTGCCGAGGTCAATGGGGAAGCGGTCGGTTTCTCACTCGCCTTGCCGGACATTAACCAGATTCTGATCCGGCTTAACGGCAGGCTTTTCCCCTTCGGAATTTTCAGGATCCTCCACCAGAAAGGCAGGATCGATGCGCTGCGCTTAATAACCATGGGAGTGCTCAAGAAATTCCGGCACCGGGGGATTGACACCTGTTTCTACTACGAAACTTATCAGAGGGCGCGGGCCAGAGGGATCTGGCGGGGAGAGATGTCCTGGATCCTGGAGAACAATGCCATCATGAACCGGATCATGGAGAATATCGGATTTAAAGTCTACAAGAAGTATCGTTTGTATGATTTTTCTCTCAGCGCGTCATAG
- a CDS encoding NAD-dependent epimerase/dehydratase family protein, with translation MRKVLVTGASGFIGGHVVHALRSRGIAVRCLVRQSSRLDFIRPLDVELASGDVTEAETLASAIEGVDAVVHCAGLTKAPSRAGYFRVNEGGSRNLYTACRRRKDKILKIVHLSSLAALGPSTDGRPITEDSIPHPVSDYGESKLAAQRVAESFVGDLPVSIVVPPAVYGPRDLDFYVYFRFVRRGIIPLIGMRAHHLSLIYVQDLADAVAAVLLSEHTVGRSYLVDDGCIQTWTSVADAIACALVRKPKRVRMPVAAARSLGAIGDICARLTGKVWLINSQKVREFLQTSWTCSSQRIRDELGFRPQYSLERGIRETLSWYQENKWL, from the coding sequence ATGCGAAAAGTTCTCGTAACCGGAGCTTCCGGATTTATCGGCGGACATGTAGTGCATGCCCTGCGGTCACGAGGCATTGCCGTCCGCTGCTTGGTAAGGCAAAGCAGCCGCCTGGATTTCATCAGGCCCCTGGACGTTGAGTTGGCCTCGGGAGACGTTACGGAGGCGGAGACTCTGGCGTCGGCAATCGAAGGCGTCGACGCAGTTGTGCACTGTGCGGGACTCACCAAGGCCCCCTCGCGAGCCGGCTATTTCCGGGTCAACGAAGGCGGGTCCAGGAATCTTTACACCGCGTGCAGGCGCCGCAAGGACAAGATCCTGAAAATCGTGCACCTCAGCAGCCTGGCAGCGCTCGGCCCGTCAACCGATGGCAGGCCCATAACCGAAGACTCCATCCCTCATCCGGTCAGCGATTACGGCGAGAGCAAGCTTGCCGCCCAGCGAGTCGCTGAGTCCTTTGTGGGCGATCTTCCCGTGAGCATTGTCGTGCCGCCCGCGGTCTACGGGCCGCGCGACCTGGACTTCTATGTCTACTTCAGGTTTGTAAGGCGAGGGATCATTCCGCTCATCGGGATGCGCGCGCACCATCTCTCCCTGATCTATGTGCAGGATCTCGCTGACGCCGTCGCTGCGGTTCTTCTCAGCGAACACACCGTGGGAAGGTCCTATCTGGTGGATGACGGATGCATTCAAACCTGGACCAGTGTGGCCGACGCAATTGCCTGCGCCCTGGTCAGGAAGCCGAAACGCGTGCGCATGCCGGTTGCGGCAGCCCGGAGCTTGGGCGCAATCGGGGACATCTGTGCGCGACTCACGGGGAAAGTCTGGCTGATCAACTCGCAGAAGGTTCGGGAGTTCCTGCAGACATCCTGGACCTGCTCCTCACAACGAATCCGCGATGAATTGGGCTTCCGCCCGCAATATTCCCTGGAAAGAGGAATCCGGGAGACGCTTTCCTGGTACCAGGAGAACAAATGGCTCTGA
- a CDS encoding RDD family protein: MSGEPLEPEAAGRPLAESAAPDAAGSESRELPEWRQELSRRLQEIKLKREAGNGGTAASEAAAGAETAETRESVAEEPEPPSLRQAGPRKPRRAARIAVRDLPPVADAAVPPDQLSTSPTEPAKPEPQASEPKPLEPPVGDVVVRPSVEKAELSRKQDIQNLIDAAVAKQAAREQPVAPEPKPESKPMPAPKLEPARGPEPRMAPEPRRDRKIEPEHDREIRISQTLPGEPREGKLILLSRTLAGLVDLIIIAICAGMIILSVDVLEGIEMLDSVSMIYYALLFLLTYFVYSFFFLGMASQTVGMMLTDLRVVGASIRSLSAGQILVRCCTFLLGLAALGVGLLWGCLDRQSRCLHDRFSQTRVVRVMWY; the protein is encoded by the coding sequence ATGTCCGGGGAACCTTTGGAGCCGGAAGCTGCCGGTCGACCGCTCGCTGAGAGCGCGGCCCCCGATGCAGCCGGATCCGAGTCCCGGGAACTTCCAGAGTGGCGCCAGGAGCTTTCGCGTCGTCTTCAGGAAATCAAGCTGAAACGCGAGGCCGGCAACGGCGGTACCGCGGCTTCCGAGGCCGCTGCCGGGGCCGAGACTGCGGAAACGCGGGAGTCCGTCGCTGAAGAACCGGAACCGCCTTCGCTCAGGCAGGCCGGTCCCCGAAAGCCTCGGCGTGCTGCGCGCATTGCGGTTCGCGATTTGCCGCCCGTGGCCGATGCCGCTGTTCCTCCCGATCAACTGTCGACCTCCCCAACCGAACCCGCAAAACCGGAGCCTCAGGCCTCGGAACCCAAACCCCTGGAGCCTCCCGTGGGGGATGTGGTAGTCCGCCCTTCAGTGGAGAAGGCGGAACTCAGCCGTAAGCAGGACATTCAGAACTTGATCGATGCCGCCGTGGCTAAGCAGGCAGCGCGTGAACAGCCGGTTGCGCCGGAGCCTAAACCGGAATCCAAACCAATGCCGGCGCCGAAGCTTGAACCGGCGCGCGGCCCGGAACCCAGGATGGCGCCAGAGCCCAGGCGGGATCGGAAGATCGAGCCCGAGCATGATCGCGAGATCAGAATCTCGCAAACGCTGCCAGGCGAGCCAAGGGAGGGCAAGCTGATCCTGCTCTCGCGCACCCTGGCCGGATTGGTAGATCTCATCATCATCGCCATATGCGCGGGTATGATAATCCTTTCAGTGGATGTTCTTGAAGGCATTGAAATGCTGGACAGCGTTAGCATGATCTACTATGCCCTCCTGTTCCTCTTGACCTATTTCGTGTACTCATTTTTCTTTCTGGGGATGGCGAGCCAGACCGTGGGCATGATGCTCACGGACTTGAGAGTAGTGGGCGCCTCGATCCGGAGTCTGAGCGCCGGCCAGATTCTCGTTCGCTGCTGCACCTTCCTTTTGGGCCTTGCGGCACTGGGTGTCGGCCTTTTGTGGGGATGCCTGGACCGCCAGTCAAGATGTCTGCACGACCGGTTTTCTCAGACGCGCGTCGTGAGAGTGATGTGGTACTAG
- a CDS encoding sigma-70 family RNA polymerase sigma factor produces the protein MNTGFPDELVIARYEDKSVALERKESQAPVAEAFEEIFKRYHSMVFSLTIRILGDREEALDVSQEVFFSVFRKLHRFRGESSLKTWIYRIAINRASNRCRWWNRLRRRGTVSLDEHLSNDDSRTLSESLESAGNTPEEALLLQEKRLEIERSLQGLPVQQRVAVIMRDVEGLSYEEIAELLRISLGTVKSRIARGREELKRRLNGTLG, from the coding sequence ATGAATACGGGTTTTCCGGATGAATTAGTAATAGCCAGGTACGAAGATAAAAGCGTTGCGCTGGAACGGAAGGAGAGTCAGGCCCCGGTAGCCGAGGCGTTTGAGGAGATCTTCAAGCGCTACCATTCGATGGTGTTCAGCCTGACAATCCGAATTCTGGGGGATCGGGAGGAAGCCCTCGATGTCTCTCAGGAAGTGTTTTTCTCCGTGTTCCGCAAGCTGCATCGCTTTCGTGGCGAGTCTTCGCTAAAAACCTGGATCTATCGCATTGCCATCAATCGTGCCTCGAATCGTTGTCGTTGGTGGAACCGTCTCAGACGTCGCGGGACGGTATCTTTGGACGAACACTTAAGCAACGATGACAGCCGTACGCTGTCGGAGTCTTTGGAGTCGGCGGGCAATACGCCTGAGGAGGCGCTCCTGCTGCAGGAAAAACGCCTCGAGATCGAGCGTTCGCTTCAAGGACTACCGGTTCAACAACGAGTCGCAGTGATCATGAGAGATGTCGAAGGCCTGTCTTACGAAGAAATAGCTGAACTGCTACGGATTTCACTCGGAACAGTGAAATCGCGCATCGCGCGAGGACGCGAGGAGCTTAAGCGTCGTCTCAATGGAACTCTGGGATGA
- a CDS encoding zf-HC2 domain-containing protein, with product MRCEKVLGQLSLFLDEMLEGDLAAGVAQHLRVCPDCCQEFARYQKLQDALGKLRPTETPDYLYDLVNLRISRARQETWRNSIQSALEYWWSRIRTTEGMWYITRLTGVMATVVFFIAISSAMNPIFLGLPNPLPGRVEWTQVRTSEQLARNLQRAWGFISVEAQKPIRSSEPRINDQYMANFAQSASRTAHDDTVSVLTFVDRSGTAKAQNILEYPADDSLLSDFIDMINTAGWRPASRNGRAVDSPLVLTFSKIIVYD from the coding sequence ATGAGATGTGAGAAGGTGCTTGGCCAGTTATCGTTGTTCCTCGATGAGATGCTCGAGGGGGATCTCGCTGCGGGCGTTGCTCAACACCTGAGAGTGTGCCCGGATTGCTGCCAGGAATTCGCTCGGTATCAAAAGCTCCAGGATGCACTCGGGAAGCTGCGGCCGACCGAGACCCCGGATTATCTTTACGACCTTGTCAATTTGAGAATCAGCCGCGCCCGACAGGAAACCTGGAGGAACAGCATTCAATCGGCCCTCGAGTATTGGTGGTCCAGAATCCGGACCACGGAGGGAATGTGGTACATCACCCGGCTGACGGGGGTGATGGCTACTGTTGTCTTTTTTATCGCGATCTCCTCTGCGATGAATCCGATTTTTCTGGGCCTGCCGAATCCGTTGCCTGGACGGGTAGAATGGACCCAGGTTCGAACCTCTGAGCAGCTGGCCAGGAATCTGCAGAGGGCTTGGGGATTTATTTCCGTCGAAGCGCAAAAACCCATCCGGTCGAGCGAACCCAGGATCAACGACCAGTACATGGCGAATTTCGCCCAGAGCGCTTCGCGCACTGCCCATGACGACACGGTCTCGGTGCTCACCTTCGTGGATCGCAGCGGAACCGCCAAGGCTCAGAACATCCTCGAATATCCCGCCGACGATTCGCTGCTCAGCGATTTCATCGACATGATCAACACTGCGGGCTGGAGGCCGGCCAGCCGCAACGGCAGGGCGGTAGACTCACCGTTGGTTCTCACCTTCAGTAAGATCATCGTCTACGATTAA
- a CDS encoding cytochrome b/b6 domain-containing protein: MKAACNVLWVSVLLLALAGSSFGQSNEDCLACHSQAGMVKQKKGQEVELYVDKDILAQSAHESLGCVDCHQGFNPARIPHAKVIKPVQCQTCHDAGTYDKSIHGAALGPEGCGACHGTHNILSPKNPDSRVNRAHVVGTCGKCHQDEDERYSRSTHGASLASGAKGAPSCVDCHGAHAIVPITDPQSVLYKTKEPAVCLKCHLDNPQVRQQVGLSAGFIGGYEESIHGVTLARGDLKAPSCSSCHGAHDMAIGSNPKSFVSKFKVPDTCGKCHPQVVTAYYESIHGKALKAGNQEAPNCTDCHGEHQIFAPNDSRSRVAGRNVSARVCAECHNSVMLTQKYGLASQRFTSFEDSYHGLASKEGVVQVANCASCHGYHNIKPSSDPSSTINKANLPATCGKCHQGANENFTRGAVHLLIAPATEPILYWIRAFYVGLILVIIGGMIAHNLLDFTHKSKHRFALRRGLVAGEHFSPTQYLRMSVSERIQHATLAISFITLVITGFMLKFPDAWWVVPVRQWNERMFAVRGIVHRVAGVVLIGVSIYHLYYIFGVSRGKQLIRDLLPKLLDVRELWGMAKYYLGLSKSKPQLGRFAYIEKAEYWALIWGVVVMGGTGIILWFNNYFIGLFTLLGWNVAQAVHYYEAWLATLAILVWHFYFVIFNPSVYPLNTACITGTLTEEEMAEEHPRELEEILSAQMEQEIAEEEAESAGHRSA, translated from the coding sequence ATGAAAGCGGCCTGTAACGTTCTTTGGGTCTCTGTTCTGCTCCTGGCTCTTGCTGGCTCCAGCTTCGGCCAATCCAATGAGGACTGTCTCGCGTGCCACAGCCAGGCCGGCATGGTCAAGCAGAAAAAGGGGCAAGAAGTCGAGCTATACGTCGACAAGGACATCCTTGCGCAATCGGCTCATGAATCGCTGGGTTGCGTCGACTGCCACCAGGGATTCAATCCTGCCAGGATCCCGCATGCGAAAGTCATCAAGCCGGTCCAGTGCCAGACATGCCACGACGCCGGCACCTATGACAAGAGCATACACGGGGCGGCTCTCGGACCGGAAGGCTGCGGTGCTTGCCACGGCACGCACAATATCCTTTCCCCCAAAAACCCGGACTCGCGGGTCAATCGCGCCCATGTCGTCGGCACATGCGGCAAGTGCCACCAGGACGAAGACGAGCGTTATTCCCGTTCCACACATGGCGCGTCTCTCGCCAGCGGGGCCAAAGGGGCCCCTTCCTGTGTGGACTGCCATGGGGCCCATGCCATTGTCCCCATCACGGACCCACAATCGGTGCTCTACAAGACCAAAGAGCCTGCGGTCTGTTTGAAATGCCATCTCGACAACCCGCAGGTGCGCCAGCAGGTGGGACTGTCTGCAGGCTTCATCGGCGGATATGAGGAAAGCATTCACGGCGTAACGCTCGCGAGGGGGGATCTGAAGGCCCCGAGCTGCAGCAGCTGCCACGGCGCCCACGACATGGCAATCGGGAGCAATCCGAAGTCATTCGTCAGCAAGTTCAAGGTCCCCGACACCTGTGGCAAGTGCCACCCCCAGGTAGTCACGGCTTATTACGAGAGCATTCACGGGAAAGCGCTCAAGGCAGGGAATCAGGAGGCGCCCAACTGCACCGACTGCCACGGCGAGCATCAGATTTTCGCTCCCAACGATTCACGTTCCCGCGTGGCCGGTAGAAATGTCTCCGCCCGTGTCTGCGCTGAGTGCCACAACTCCGTGATGCTCACTCAAAAGTATGGACTGGCTTCGCAGCGTTTCACGTCGTTCGAAGACAGCTATCACGGCCTGGCCTCAAAGGAGGGCGTAGTACAGGTGGCCAATTGTGCCAGTTGTCACGGCTATCATAACATCAAGCCTTCGTCAGACCCGTCTTCCACCATCAACAAAGCCAACCTTCCGGCCACTTGCGGGAAGTGCCACCAGGGCGCCAACGAGAACTTCACCAGGGGCGCTGTTCACCTCCTCATCGCCCCCGCCACCGAACCGATCCTCTATTGGATCCGGGCGTTTTATGTCGGGCTCATCCTGGTGATCATCGGCGGGATGATCGCGCACAACCTCCTCGATTTTACCCACAAGTCGAAGCACCGCTTCGCCCTGCGCCGCGGCCTGGTCGCAGGGGAACATTTCAGCCCAACCCAGTACCTGCGCATGTCGGTGAGCGAGCGCATTCAGCACGCCACTCTGGCGATTTCCTTCATCACCCTCGTGATTACCGGGTTTATGTTGAAGTTCCCCGACGCCTGGTGGGTAGTCCCGGTCCGGCAGTGGAATGAAAGAATGTTCGCCGTGCGCGGCATCGTGCATCGCGTTGCCGGCGTTGTCTTGATCGGCGTCAGCATCTATCACCTCTACTACATATTTGGCGTCTCCCGGGGCAAGCAACTGATCCGCGACCTGCTGCCGAAACTGCTCGATGTGCGCGAGCTTTGGGGTATGGCCAAGTATTACCTTGGCCTGTCAAAGTCGAAGCCGCAGCTTGGGCGGTTTGCCTATATCGAAAAGGCGGAGTACTGGGCGCTCATTTGGGGTGTGGTCGTCATGGGGGGGACGGGGATCATCCTCTGGTTCAACAATTACTTTATCGGCCTGTTCACACTCCTGGGCTGGAATGTGGCCCAGGCAGTCCATTATTACGAAGCCTGGCTCGCTACGCTCGCCATACTGGTATGGCATTTCTATTTCGTGATCTTCAATCCCAGCGTCTATCCGCTCAACACGGCCTGCATCACCGGTACCCTGACTGAGGAGGAGATGGCTGAGGAGCACCCGCGCGAACTCGAGGAGATCCTCTCGGCGCAGATGGAGCAGGAGATCGCCGAAGAGGAAGCCGAATCGGCCGGTCATCGCTCCGCATGA
- a CDS encoding PilZ domain-containing protein: protein MILPLEVNDPIQVKTAASGSYSNCESRVEEITADELLISWPTEAGERIPVLDHQVLTISFSRYMRVYEFDATVLDVIDDPIALLAVRPSSSLRVIQRRDDVRIRALAPVELTARVVGLARYKDAHTRSHRIRSETTNISAGGFTIRHPGPIAVGAIFEVKLTLPGEDRQPLEMSARVVRCRPVTESDAQPSAYDVGLAFTRIPEAVRARVVRFVFGAQREERLEE from the coding sequence ATGATCCTGCCTCTCGAAGTGAACGATCCGATTCAGGTGAAGACAGCCGCCTCCGGCTCGTATTCCAACTGTGAGAGCCGCGTCGAGGAGATTACTGCAGACGAGCTTCTCATCAGCTGGCCCACCGAAGCGGGAGAGCGCATCCCGGTTCTCGATCATCAGGTCCTGACGATCTCATTCAGCCGCTATATGAGGGTGTACGAGTTCGATGCCACAGTGCTGGACGTGATCGACGATCCGATCGCCCTCCTTGCCGTCCGCCCTTCAAGCTCGCTTCGCGTTATCCAACGGCGGGACGATGTCAGAATCCGGGCACTCGCTCCCGTCGAATTGACCGCAAGAGTTGTCGGGCTCGCGCGCTACAAAGATGCGCACACCCGCTCCCACCGCATCAGGAGTGAAACGACCAACATCAGCGCCGGAGGATTCACCATCCGTCATCCCGGGCCGATCGCCGTCGGCGCCATCTTCGAGGTCAAGTTGACCCTGCCGGGCGAGGACCGTCAACCGTTGGAGATGAGCGCGCGGGTCGTGCGCTGCCGACCTGTGACTGAGTCCGACGCACAACCGTCCGCATATGATGTGGGATTAGCTTTTACGCGCATCCCCGAGGCAGTGCGTGCGCGCGTCGTCCGGTTCGTTTTCGGCGCCCAGCGCGAGGAACGCCTCGAAGAGTGA
- a CDS encoding rRNA pseudouridine synthase, whose protein sequence is MQDMKMKSAMTLDRVLSRFGLASRAMAGEWIRTGRVKVNGRVVRDPDVWVRPEEDSFHLDGKRVKQARKLYLLFYKPKGVITSHGDPGARNTVYDCLDKSLPWVTPVGRLDRDTSGLLLLTNDTDFANFISDPASGTAKTYLVKLNGIISDETIAAFSSGVRMKKGDWARPRSVRRVVDRGKYSRLEVVLQEGKNREVRRMMEAVGFKVLKLVRTGIGPLTLEGLEIGKYRSLTRAEVAALRQPGIRRQESGDRNKSEHENQQACQESDPGTSSS, encoded by the coding sequence ATGCAAGACATGAAGATGAAAAGTGCGATGACTCTCGACCGGGTGCTGTCGCGCTTCGGCCTCGCTTCGCGCGCGATGGCAGGCGAGTGGATTCGCACCGGCCGTGTGAAGGTCAATGGCCGTGTAGTGCGGGATCCCGATGTCTGGGTGCGCCCTGAGGAGGACTCATTCCATCTTGACGGCAAGAGAGTGAAACAGGCGCGCAAGCTCTACCTGCTCTTCTATAAGCCCAAGGGCGTCATCACGAGCCACGGCGATCCCGGCGCGCGCAACACGGTCTACGACTGCCTCGACAAAAGCTTGCCCTGGGTGACGCCGGTGGGGCGTCTCGACAGGGATACGTCCGGACTTCTCCTGCTGACGAATGACACTGACTTTGCCAACTTCATCTCCGATCCCGCCTCAGGAACCGCGAAGACTTACCTGGTCAAGTTGAACGGCATCATCAGCGACGAGACGATCGCGGCGTTCTCCTCCGGAGTGCGCATGAAAAAAGGCGATTGGGCCCGGCCGCGTTCGGTGCGGCGCGTGGTTGACCGAGGCAAGTACAGCCGGCTGGAAGTAGTGCTCCAGGAAGGGAAAAACCGGGAAGTCCGGCGCATGATGGAAGCCGTGGGATTCAAGGTTCTGAAACTGGTGCGGACAGGCATCGGTCCGCTTACCCTCGAAGGTCTGGAAATCGGTAAGTATCGTTCGTTGACCCGGGCTGAAGTGGCTGCCCTGAGGCAGCCAGGAATCAGGAGACAGGAGTCGGGAGATAGAAACAAAAGCGAGCATGAAAATCAACAGGCGTGTCAGGAGAGCGATCCCGGAACCTCTTCGTCCTGA
- a CDS encoding molybdenum cofactor guanylyltransferase has product MNGSNMYPGGGLYPDLAAVLLAGGQSCRMGFDKAFLRVGGKSVAQLLAARLRTLTDQVLLSANDPSAYTPLGLPIVLDIYAGSGPMAGLHAAMLHSQRPLMLVLACDLPRVSAVLLRNIIESSPGFDAVIPITPDGGLHPVCAVYRRTCLPVVERNLRSGMHRMVSLLDEPGLRVRQLTAAEGGFSDTDLLDLNSPDDYEEFRRMSKS; this is encoded by the coding sequence ATGAATGGTTCCAATATGTACCCAGGGGGCGGCTTGTACCCGGATCTGGCGGCCGTGCTGCTTGCAGGGGGGCAGAGTTGCCGGATGGGTTTCGACAAAGCATTCCTGCGCGTGGGAGGAAAATCCGTTGCTCAACTTCTTGCGGCCCGCTTGCGCACCCTCACCGACCAGGTGCTCCTGTCTGCCAACGATCCATCGGCCTACACCCCCCTCGGTCTGCCGATAGTCCTGGACATTTACGCCGGCAGCGGCCCCATGGCAGGACTGCATGCAGCAATGCTTCATAGTCAGCGCCCCCTGATGCTCGTTCTTGCCTGCGATCTTCCCCGTGTTTCCGCAGTTCTTCTCCGTAATATCATTGAAAGTTCTCCCGGTTTTGACGCTGTCATTCCTATTACACCCGACGGTGGTCTTCATCCGGTTTGCGCCGTTTACCGCCGCACCTGCCTGCCGGTTGTCGAACGCAACCTGCGCTCCGGCATGCATCGCATGGTCAGCCTGCTCGACGAACCAGGCCTGCGCGTCCGGCAGTTGACAGCAGCGGAGGGAGGCTTTTCCGACACGGACCTGCTTGACCTGAATTCCCCGGATGATTACGAAGAATTTCGTCGGATGTCCAAATCTTAG